A genomic stretch from Clostridia bacterium includes:
- a CDS encoding VanW family protein — MEPEVQNTNPQKSPFKFLSRKAVYISLISFILLMLALTAQFSYMILNYDKIYKGVYVNSIYAGNLSKEDLKELLHSNFTNKTEHSDIVIKCKDITEKLSFKDIKVNYDINKAVELAYNLGRSGNIFERFSDILKARRSNVTIKIPVSYDKDKITDTLQNIYSRTLISVKEADLLVQEDRITIRSGRHGENIDKDKSFREIEESIKSGKNLNLEIPVIITAPSRINVNEYYNQINREVKDATFKIVNNAVEFVPEVIGRSINKDDLESIATELEKAENMEKVLPVSFAKPKITIADIHAKLFKDILCTVKTPFKTNTQNNKNRSVNIKLASSRINGKVLAPDEVFSFNETVGERTKAAGYLDAYVYKKGKVVPDLAGGICQVSSTLYNAVLKSDLDIVERRNHMFIVTYVKPGTDATIFGNTTDFKFKNSTKWPIKIESSITKDNYLVFTIKGTSENPERVIEIFPEIRNKKSFETKYIDDPNMEEGSKPKVLQEGHEGMTVDTYKIIKVNGKVIEKVKIDTSVYQPLTEEIARGTKKAAVPTTTTTQPVKQPDANTDTKPKTDTDGSPADNAPETGNSTDTDAVNPAPDDVIDPGQ; from the coding sequence ATGGAACCTGAAGTTCAGAATACAAACCCACAGAAGTCGCCTTTCAAATTTTTATCTCGAAAAGCGGTCTACATTTCGTTAATATCGTTCATTTTGCTCATGCTAGCCTTAACAGCCCAATTCAGTTACATGATATTGAACTATGACAAAATATATAAGGGAGTCTATGTAAATAGTATTTATGCCGGAAATCTTTCAAAGGAAGATCTTAAAGAGCTTTTACATAGTAATTTTACCAACAAGACCGAACATTCCGACATTGTAATAAAGTGCAAGGATATTACTGAAAAACTAAGTTTTAAGGATATTAAAGTAAATTATGATATAAACAAGGCAGTCGAACTGGCATACAACCTAGGAAGATCAGGCAACATTTTCGAAAGATTTTCTGACATACTTAAAGCCCGCAGATCAAATGTAACGATAAAAATTCCGGTTTCCTACGATAAGGATAAAATCACCGATACACTCCAGAATATATACTCCAGAACTTTAATCAGCGTTAAGGAAGCGGATCTGCTTGTACAGGAGGACCGGATTACAATACGTTCGGGACGCCATGGTGAAAATATAGATAAGGATAAATCCTTTAGGGAAATAGAAGAATCTATTAAGTCCGGCAAAAACCTTAACTTGGAAATTCCAGTAATTATAACTGCTCCCAGCAGAATCAATGTGAATGAATACTATAACCAGATAAACCGTGAAGTTAAGGATGCAACTTTTAAAATAGTTAATAATGCAGTTGAATTTGTTCCTGAGGTTATAGGAAGAAGTATTAATAAAGATGATCTGGAAAGTATAGCTACGGAGCTTGAAAAAGCTGAAAATATGGAAAAAGTCCTCCCCGTTTCTTTTGCAAAGCCTAAAATAACAATCGCAGATATACATGCAAAGCTTTTTAAAGATATACTATGTACTGTAAAAACTCCTTTTAAGACAAATACACAAAACAACAAAAACAGAAGCGTAAATATCAAGCTTGCATCGTCAAGGATAAACGGAAAAGTACTCGCACCGGATGAAGTCTTTTCATTTAATGAAACCGTAGGGGAAAGGACTAAAGCTGCCGGTTATCTCGATGCATATGTCTATAAGAAAGGAAAAGTGGTACCTGATTTGGCAGGAGGTATATGCCAGGTATCTTCTACATTATATAACGCAGTACTAAAAAGCGATCTTGATATCGTAGAACGAAGAAATCATATGTTTATTGTTACTTATGTAAAACCCGGTACTGACGCTACCATATTCGGAAACACCACAGACTTTAAGTTTAAAAACTCAACAAAGTGGCCTATAAAAATTGAAAGCAGCATTACAAAGGATAATTATCTTGTATTCACTATCAAAGGGACCAGTGAAAATCCGGAAAGAGTTATTGAAATATTTCCGGAAATAAGAAATAAAAAGAGTTTTGAAACAAAATACATTGATGATCCAAATATGGAAGAAGGAAGTAAACCAAAAGTGCTTCAAGAGGGCCATGAAGGCATGACTGTGGACACCTACAAAATAATCAAGGTTAATGGAAAAGTAATAGAAAAGGTAAAAATTGATACCAGTGTTTATCAACCTTTAACTGAAGAAATAGCAAGGGGTACAAAAAAAGCTGCAGTACCAACCACAACAACTACCCAGCCGGTAAAGCAGCCTGATGCCAATACCGATACAAAACCAAAAACAGACACCGACGGCAGCCCAGCCGACAATGCCCCAGAAACCGGAAACAGTACAGATACAGATGCTGTGAACCCTGCTCCTGATGATGTAATTGACCCTGGACAATAA
- a CDS encoding S-layer homology domain-containing protein produces MKKFYPLRLLLLLFFTLSISLASISASVDSAFQAESSKILLGLGIIDNSKTGSTLLKKKIIKHEYISLVVKMLSLDEEKDTENIQLPYKDVDKTHKAYNNIKIAYKYGILSGDEGSTLLPNGYISYSGALGMVLNGLGYSGMIKDMSPEDVIKTATDLGVTEKASISASKQISYGEAYVIVNNSLLVDFYTQNNSSN; encoded by the coding sequence ATGAAAAAGTTTTATCCTCTAAGGCTTCTACTGCTTTTATTTTTTACTTTATCCATATCGCTTGCAAGTATATCGGCTTCCGTAGATTCAGCTTTTCAGGCAGAAAGCTCTAAAATTCTTTTAGGTCTGGGTATTATAGATAATTCAAAAACAGGCTCTACTCTGTTAAAAAAGAAAATTATAAAGCATGAATATATCTCCTTAGTTGTAAAAATGCTCAGCCTTGATGAAGAGAAAGACACAGAAAATATTCAGCTGCCGTATAAAGATGTTGACAAAACGCACAAGGCATATAATAATATAAAGATTGCATACAAATATGGAATTTTATCCGGTGATGAAGGCAGCACCTTGCTCCCAAACGGATATATTTCTTATAGTGGAGCTCTTGGTATGGTATTGAACGGGCTTGGTTATTCAGGTATGATTAAGGATATGTCACCGGAGGATGTTATAAAGACCGCAACTGATTTAGGTGTCACAGAAAAGGCATCTATATCAGCTTCAAAGCAGATATCATACGGAGAGGCATATGTAATTGTTAATAATTCACTTTTAGTAGATTTTTATACGCAGAATAATAGTTCAAATTAA
- the gltB gene encoding glutamate synthase large subunit — protein MKQNGLPAKQGLYDPQFEHDACGIGCVVNIKGNKSHEIIRQALTILVNLSHRGGCGSETNTGDGAGILIQIPHKFFKNECAKIDINLPSSEEYGVGMVFLPADTEKRKILENRLEKIVKEEGQTFLGWRTVPTDDSSLGETAKSCMPFIRQIFIGRNPGIKDTVSFERKLYIIRKLAEKAAMDNNEYFYMASLSARTIVYKGMLTADQVDLYYKELVDTSVESALALVHSRYSTNTFPSWERAHPNRYVIHNGEINTLRGNVNWMSARQSMLKSELFGDDMSKIFPIINPDGSDSAMYDNCLEFLALSGRSLPHAAMMMIPEPWSNHESMSDEKKAFYEYHSCLMEPWDGPAAMAFTDGTVVGAVLDRNGLRPARYYVTKDDLLIMASEVGVLDIDPERVLCKERLHPGRMLLVDTIEGRIINDDELKHKIASEHPYREWLNNHLTSLEQLPEAPHVPEPDHETVLERQKAFGYTYEDLRMIIAPMAKDGIESTGAMGIDTPLAVLSDKPQLLYNYFKQLFAQVTNPPIDALREEIVTATETMMGTEGNLINPVPESCRQIKLKYPVIDNDDLAKIRHINKTGFKSVTLPILFSASEGEKGLEAAMNKLCEDADRQISEGANILILSDRGLNAENAAIPALLATSGLHHHLIRKGTRTNISLVIESGEPREVHHFALLIGYGASAINPYLAFETIDDMIRQGLLTDTTHEYAVKKYVKAAIKGVVKTLSKMGISTIQSYQGAQIFEAIGINQEVIDRYFTKTPSRIGGIGLDAIAKEAQMRHSSAYSERRTDKSILDSGGQYQWRKDGEYHLFNPETIQKLQHACRTNDYKLYKEYAQLINDQTQRLCTIRGLMDLKLAENPIPIEEVESVESICKRFKTGAMSFGSISQEAHEAMAIAMNRIGGKSNTGEGGENPERFIPDANGDSRCSAIKQVASGRFGVTSHYLVNAKEIQIKMAQGAKPGEGGQLPGRKVYPWVANVRNSTPGVGLISPPPHHDIYSIEDLAELIHDLKNANRDARISVKLVSEVGVGTIAAGVAKGRADVVLVSGYDGGTGASPRTSIRHAGLPWELGLAETHQTLLLNDLRSRIVVETDGKLMSGRDVVIAALLGAEEFGFATTPLVVLGCVMMRVCNLDTCPVGVATQNPELRKKFKGDPQHLVNFMYFIAQEMREWMAKLGFRTIDEMVGRTDKLESNKAVQHWKSSGIDLSSILFKPEVPETVGRYCQMKQDHELEKSLDMQVLLDLCKPAIEKGEKVEATLPIKNTNRVVGTILGSEISKKYGGEGLPEDIIKLNFQGSAGQSFGAFVPKGITMTLEGDTNDYLGKGLSGGKIVVYPPKASTFVAEENIITGNVAFYGATKGEAYIRGMAGERFCVRNSGVRAVVEAVGDHGCEYMTGGRVVVLGSTGRNFAAGMSGGVAYVLDEAGNFESRCNKEMVLLEKLEAPDAVAEVKEMVQKHYEYTNSSLAKRVLDNWNEMAKKFVVVMPKDFKRMLQAIKQMHAAGLSGEEALMAAFEANNKDVSRVTGN, from the coding sequence ATGAAACAAAATGGATTGCCCGCTAAGCAGGGACTTTATGACCCGCAGTTTGAACATGATGCCTGTGGTATAGGTTGCGTAGTGAATATTAAAGGAAACAAATCACACGAGATCATACGCCAGGCACTTACTATCCTTGTTAACTTATCGCATCGAGGCGGATGTGGATCTGAAACCAACACGGGAGATGGCGCAGGAATCCTCATACAGATTCCCCATAAATTCTTTAAGAATGAGTGCGCGAAAATCGATATAAACTTACCGTCCTCAGAAGAATATGGCGTAGGTATGGTTTTTTTGCCTGCTGATACCGAAAAGCGCAAAATACTGGAAAATCGCCTTGAAAAAATAGTCAAAGAGGAAGGCCAGACTTTTCTCGGATGGAGAACTGTTCCTACCGACGATTCATCACTGGGTGAAACAGCTAAATCATGTATGCCTTTTATTCGCCAGATATTCATAGGTCGCAACCCTGGCATAAAGGATACTGTATCTTTTGAAAGAAAGCTCTATATTATTCGTAAACTTGCAGAAAAGGCAGCAATGGATAATAACGAGTATTTTTACATGGCCAGCCTTTCAGCCAGAACAATAGTATATAAAGGTATGCTTACAGCTGATCAGGTTGATTTATACTATAAGGAATTGGTTGATACATCGGTAGAATCCGCACTTGCTTTGGTTCACTCACGTTATAGTACAAACACCTTCCCAAGCTGGGAACGTGCACACCCTAACAGGTATGTCATCCATAACGGAGAAATAAATACTCTTCGCGGAAATGTAAACTGGATGTCTGCGCGTCAGTCTATGTTGAAGTCCGAGCTGTTTGGGGATGACATGTCAAAAATATTCCCTATCATCAATCCGGACGGAAGTGACTCTGCAATGTATGATAACTGTCTTGAATTCCTTGCACTTTCAGGCCGTTCACTTCCACATGCAGCCATGATGATGATTCCGGAACCATGGTCAAACCATGAAAGCATGAGCGATGAAAAGAAAGCTTTTTATGAGTATCACAGCTGTCTTATGGAACCATGGGATGGTCCAGCAGCAATGGCATTTACTGACGGTACGGTTGTAGGTGCTGTCCTTGATAGAAACGGGTTGCGCCCTGCACGTTACTACGTTACTAAGGACGATCTTTTAATAATGGCTTCCGAGGTTGGCGTTCTGGATATAGACCCCGAACGCGTTCTCTGTAAGGAACGTTTACACCCTGGAAGAATGCTCCTTGTAGATACAATTGAAGGACGCATAATCAATGATGACGAGCTCAAGCACAAAATAGCTTCAGAACATCCATACCGTGAATGGCTCAACAATCATCTTACCAGTCTTGAACAGCTTCCTGAGGCTCCTCATGTACCGGAACCGGACCATGAGACTGTTCTTGAACGCCAAAAGGCTTTCGGTTATACGTATGAAGACCTGAGAATGATTATAGCTCCTATGGCAAAGGATGGAATAGAATCCACAGGTGCTATGGGTATAGATACTCCGCTCGCTGTTTTATCAGATAAGCCTCAGCTTTTATATAACTACTTCAAGCAGCTTTTTGCACAGGTTACAAACCCTCCGATTGATGCTCTGCGTGAAGAAATTGTCACTGCAACAGAAACAATGATGGGTACTGAAGGAAACCTCATAAATCCTGTTCCTGAGAGCTGCCGCCAAATAAAACTCAAATACCCTGTTATAGACAATGATGATCTGGCAAAGATTCGTCATATTAATAAAACAGGCTTTAAGTCAGTAACCCTTCCGATACTCTTCAGTGCTTCTGAAGGGGAAAAAGGACTTGAAGCAGCTATGAATAAATTATGCGAAGATGCGGACCGTCAGATAAGTGAAGGTGCAAACATACTGATTCTTTCAGATAGAGGTCTAAATGCGGAAAATGCTGCAATTCCGGCTTTACTCGCAACCTCAGGATTACACCATCATCTTATCCGCAAAGGAACCCGTACAAATATAAGCCTTGTTATTGAATCGGGAGAACCGCGTGAAGTACATCACTTTGCCCTCCTGATAGGTTATGGTGCATCAGCAATAAACCCATACCTTGCTTTTGAAACTATAGACGATATGATCCGCCAGGGATTATTAACTGATACTACTCATGAGTATGCAGTTAAAAAATATGTAAAAGCAGCAATCAAAGGTGTGGTTAAGACCCTCTCAAAGATGGGTATATCTACAATCCAGAGTTATCAGGGCGCACAGATATTTGAAGCTATCGGTATAAACCAGGAAGTGATAGACCGTTATTTCACCAAAACCCCTTCACGTATAGGCGGTATAGGTCTTGATGCAATAGCAAAGGAAGCTCAGATGAGACATTCGAGCGCTTACAGTGAAAGGCGTACTGATAAAAGCATATTGGATTCAGGTGGACAGTACCAGTGGCGTAAGGATGGAGAATACCATCTGTTTAATCCTGAAACAATCCAAAAACTACAGCATGCATGCCGCACAAATGACTATAAACTATATAAGGAATATGCACAGCTTATTAATGACCAGACACAGAGATTGTGTACAATCCGCGGTCTGATGGATCTGAAGCTGGCAGAAAATCCGATTCCGATAGAAGAAGTAGAGTCCGTTGAATCCATATGCAAACGCTTTAAAACAGGAGCTATGTCTTTCGGTTCAATAAGCCAGGAAGCACATGAGGCTATGGCTATAGCCATGAACAGGATAGGTGGAAAGAGTAATACAGGTGAAGGCGGTGAAAATCCTGAACGTTTTATACCTGATGCGAACGGCGATTCACGCTGCAGTGCTATAAAACAAGTCGCTTCAGGCCGTTTTGGTGTTACAAGCCATTACCTTGTAAATGCTAAAGAAATACAGATTAAGATGGCTCAAGGTGCTAAGCCCGGCGAAGGCGGACAGTTACCGGGACGTAAAGTATATCCATGGGTAGCAAATGTAAGAAACTCAACGCCCGGTGTTGGTCTTATATCTCCACCACCCCACCATGATATATACTCTATAGAGGATTTGGCTGAATTGATACATGACCTCAAAAATGCCAATCGTGATGCAAGAATAAGTGTAAAGCTTGTTTCTGAGGTAGGTGTCGGTACTATTGCAGCAGGTGTTGCAAAAGGGCGCGCAGACGTCGTATTAGTAAGCGGCTATGATGGCGGCACAGGTGCTTCCCCAAGGACCAGTATCAGACATGCCGGTCTTCCGTGGGAGCTGGGTCTGGCAGAAACACACCAGACACTGTTGTTAAATGATTTGCGCAGCCGTATTGTTGTGGAAACTGACGGTAAGCTTATGTCAGGCCGTGATGTAGTAATAGCAGCTCTTCTCGGAGCTGAAGAGTTCGGTTTTGCAACTACTCCTTTGGTTGTTCTCGGATGTGTAATGATGAGGGTATGTAACCTTGATACATGTCCTGTAGGTGTAGCTACTCAAAATCCTGAACTACGTAAGAAATTTAAAGGAGATCCTCAGCATCTGGTTAACTTCATGTACTTCATAGCTCAGGAAATGCGTGAATGGATGGCCAAGCTGGGATTCCGTACAATAGATGAAATGGTAGGACGTACAGACAAACTTGAATCCAACAAGGCTGTGCAGCACTGGAAATCTTCCGGTATTGATTTGTCATCTATACTCTTCAAGCCTGAAGTTCCGGAAACTGTAGGCAGATATTGTCAGATGAAGCAGGATCACGAACTTGAGAAATCACTTGATATGCAGGTACTCCTAGATTTATGTAAGCCTGCTATAGAAAAAGGTGAAAAGGTAGAAGCAACCTTGCCTATAAAAAATACGAACCGTGTTGTTGGTACGATTTTAGGCAGCGAAATATCCAAAAAGTATGGTGGAGAAGGGCTTCCTGAAGATATAATAAAACTCAATTTCCAGGGATCCGCAGGGCAGAGCTTCGGAGCATTTGTTCCTAAAGGGATTACAATGACTCTTGAAGGAGACACAAACGATTATCTGGGTAAGGGACTATCCGGCGGTAAGATAGTAGTATATCCGCCTAAGGCTTCTACCTTTGTTGCAGAAGAAAATATTATCACAGGCAATGTTGCGTTCTATGGTGCGACAAAAGGCGAAGCATATATACGCGGTATGGCAGGGGAACGTTTCTGTGTAAGAAACAGCGGTGTACGTGCAGTTGTTGAAGCTGTGGGTGACCACGGTTGCGAATATATGACCGGAGGACGTGTTGTAGTTCTCGGTTCTACAGGAAGAAACTTCGCAGCCGGTATGTCCGGTGGCGTCGCTTATGTTCTTGATGAAGCAGGCAATTTTGAATCAAGATGTAATAAGGAAATGGTTCTCCTTGAAAAACTAGAAGCACCGGATGCTGTAGCTGAAGTTAAGGAAATGGTACAGAAGCACTACGAGTATACAAACAGTAGTCTAGCCAAAAGAGTACTCGATAACTGGAATGAGATGGCTAAAAAGTTTGTAGTTGTAATGCCTAAGGACTTTAAAAGAATGCTGCAGGCAATCAAGCAAATGCATGCTGCCGGGTTAAGTGGTGAAGAAGCTCTTATGGCAGCATTTG